The Deltaproteobacteria bacterium nucleotide sequence AGCTCCTCTCCGATCTGCTGGCTGAGCTCGGGGAGCTTCTCCGGCGTGAGGCCGAGCGCGGCGAACTTGTCCGCGGGGGTGTTGACGGCGAAGTAGTCGCCGGGGGCGAGCGAGCTGGCGGCGATGAGGGCCACGACGCCCACGATCCCCTCCATCAGCATCGCGCCGTAGCCGATCATCCGCGCGTGGCTCTCGCGGTCGATCATCTTCGGGGTGGTTCCGCTGCCGATGAGGCCGTGGAAGCCCGAGATCGCCCCGCACGCGATGGTGATGAAGACGAAGGGAAAGATCTTCCCCGGCACCACGGGGCCGCCCCCCGTGAATTGCGAGAGCGCGGGCATGCGCAGCTCGGGGTTCACCACCATGATGCCCACGATGAGCAAGCCGATGGTGCCGATCTTCATGTACGACGAGAGGTAGTCTCGCGGGCAGAGGAGCATCCAGACCGGCAGCACGCTGGCGATGAAGCCGTAGAAGGCGATGGTCAGGGTGAGCTGGTGCGGCGAGAGGAGAAACGCGGAGCCCGCCGAGGATTCGGCGACGGTCTTGCCGAAGACCACGGCCAAGAGGAGCGCCACCACCCCCAGGGCCGACGCCTCGCCGATCTTGCCCTTCCGGAAGCGGTACATGTAGAGGCCCATGAGCAGCGCGATCGGGATCGTCGCGCCGATCGTGAAGGTGCCCCAGGCGCTCTCGGCCAGCGTGTTCACCACCACCTTCGCCATGGCCGCGATGGCGATCATCACGATGAAGAGGATCGCGAAGCCCGCGACCCACCCCATCTCGCGCCCCACCTCCGCGCGCACGATCTCGGCGAGGGACTTGCCGTCGCGCCGCATCGAGGCGGTGAGAATCACGAAGTCGTGGACCGCCCCGCCGAGGACCACGCCGACGAGGATCCACAGGTAGCCGGGCAGGTAGCCGAACTGCGCCGCCAGGGTGGGGCCCACGAG carries:
- a CDS encoding carbon starvation protein A; the encoded protein is MHALPLMIGALCVVAIAYRYYAAFIAAKVLTLDDRRVTPAHRLNDGHNYVPTNKWVLFGHHFAAITGAGPLVGPTLAAQFGYLPGYLWILVGVVLGGAVHDFVILTASMRRDGKSLAEIVRAEVGREMGWVAGFAILFIVMIAIAAMAKVVVNTLAESAWGTFTIGATIPIALLMGLYMYRFRKGKIGEASALGVVALLLAVVFGKTVAESSAGSAFLLSPHQLTLTIAFYGFIASVLPVWMLLCPRDYLSSYMKIGTIGLLIVGIMVVNPELRMPALSQFTGGGPVVPGKIFPFVFITIACGAISGFHGLIGSGTTPKMIDRESHARMIGYGAMLMEGIVGVVALIAASSLAPGDYFAVNTPADKFAALGLTPEKLPELSQQIGEEL